A part of Flavobacteriaceae bacterium GSB9 genomic DNA contains:
- a CDS encoding aminotransferase class V-fold PLP-dependent enzyme: MHQIDIDLVEMTLDVMKYAINRISATEHPIGQPKKEEELKAMVGDTVTAKGVGGEFAFNLWKKYLSKANVPIDHPRHLAFVPASPTRAAVMFDLVTSVSSIHGAYWMEGAGGIFCENEAMRWMVSLTGLPEGAFGVFTSGGTAANLSAIVTAREYWRRDDTFKREKGLIITSVGAHSSVKAMAKVADVDILLVDSEEKLTGDDLRKTINGLSFHQRKRLFAVVATGGTTNAGIIDDLEGIAAICETEKLWFHVDAAYGGGALVADSVRHLFNGIEKADSITIDPHKWMFSPYDCGAVIYKKPELAKAAHAQEGSYLDIFKDEGAHGFNPTDYQIQLTRRVRGLPLWFSLATHGTDKYKEAVERGLELAQIAGQLIEKTPNVELVRVPSLSCVLFRRIGWKPEDYTHWTYKNHKSGFALVTPTKWKNGDAFETVSRFCFINPDTTENDIQMILDSMA; encoded by the coding sequence ATGCACCAAATAGATATTGATTTAGTAGAAATGACGCTCGATGTGATGAAATATGCCATCAACCGAATTTCTGCAACCGAACACCCCATAGGACAACCCAAAAAGGAAGAAGAGCTGAAAGCTATGGTGGGCGACACCGTAACGGCAAAAGGCGTTGGTGGCGAATTTGCATTCAACCTATGGAAAAAATATTTATCGAAAGCCAATGTGCCAATAGACCATCCAAGGCACTTGGCATTTGTGCCGGCTTCACCAACTAGGGCAGCTGTAATGTTCGATTTGGTGACCTCGGTTTCCAGCATCCATGGCGCATATTGGATGGAAGGTGCTGGTGGTATTTTTTGTGAAAATGAAGCGATGCGCTGGATGGTGTCGCTTACCGGTTTGCCAGAAGGTGCTTTTGGTGTATTTACTAGCGGGGGCACTGCAGCTAACCTATCAGCGATTGTTACGGCACGTGAGTATTGGCGTAGAGATGATACTTTTAAAAGAGAAAAAGGCTTGATTATTACCTCTGTTGGGGCGCATTCGTCTGTCAAGGCCATGGCCAAGGTGGCCGATGTTGATATCTTATTGGTCGATTCAGAAGAAAAATTAACCGGAGACGATTTAAGAAAAACCATAAACGGTTTAAGTTTCCACCAGCGAAAGCGCTTATTTGCAGTTGTGGCTACCGGCGGAACAACCAATGCGGGCATAATTGACGACCTAGAAGGTATAGCAGCGATTTGTGAAACCGAAAAACTTTGGTTTCATGTTGATGCAGCATATGGTGGGGGTGCTTTGGTTGCTGATTCTGTAAGGCACTTATTTAATGGTATTGAAAAAGCAGATAGTATAACCATAGACCCGCATAAGTGGATGTTTTCACCTTACGATTGCGGTGCCGTAATTTATAAAAAGCCAGAATTGGCTAAAGCTGCCCATGCACAGGAAGGGTCTTATTTAGATATTTTTAAGGATGAAGGGGCGCACGGTTTTAACCCAACCGATTATCAAATACAGTTAACCCGAAGGGTACGCGGGTTGCCATTGTGGTTTTCTTTAGCAACGCACGGAACCGATAAGTATAAAGAAGCTGTAGAACGGGGCTTAGAGTTGGCGCAGATTGCAGGACAATTAATTGAAAAAACTCCGAATGTAGAATTGGTTAGGGTTCCTAGTTTATCTTGTGTTCTGTTTAGAAGAATTGGGTGGAAACCTGAAGATTATACGCATTGGACATATAAAAATCACAAGTCGGGTTTTGCTTTGGTAACGCCTACAAAATGGAAAAATGGGGATGCTTTCGAAACCGTTTCCCGTTTTTGCTTTATAAATCCAGATACTACAGAAAACGATATTCAAATGATTTTAGATTCTATGGCGTAA
- the bshC gene encoding bacillithiol biosynthesis cysteine-adding enzyme BshC translates to MQKQNLPFYKTGYFSSLICDYLDERTHLKPFYNRFPNLENFKSQIEEKKQSFASVSRTNLVSVLQKQYKNVAASESTLQNIELLKLENTFTITTGHQLNLFTGPLYFIYKIVSAINLSNELKTAYPNFNFVPVYWMATEDHDFAEINYFNFKGKKIHWNKAANGAVGELSTDGLEAVFNLFAQDLGHSNNAEYLKELFKNAYLKHNNLAEATQYLANELFKAFGLVIIDANNAELKKQFAPFMEEELTKQTAFKLVSETSEQINKLPENYKIQVNPREINLFFLNENLRERIVYNDGLYKVLNTDVSWDKKGILNELEQHPDRFSPNVIMRPLYQEVILPNLCYIGGGGELAYWFQLKQFFNAVKVPFPILLLRNSVLLQSESQSKKLNKLNISTEDVFLKRNAFINKKVREISNIDIDFSSQKAHLKQQFEDLYKLAKQTDKSFLGAVKAQEVKQLKGLDNLEKRLLKAQKKKLSDEVSRMTDLQNELFPNYSLQERSANFSEFYLEHGDGLMASLVENLEPFKGEFSILTL, encoded by the coding sequence ATGCAAAAACAAAATTTACCTTTTTATAAAACAGGCTATTTTTCATCCTTAATATGTGATTATTTGGATGAAAGAACACACTTAAAACCGTTTTATAATCGTTTTCCGAATCTTGAAAATTTTAAAAGCCAAATAGAAGAAAAGAAGCAGTCGTTTGCTTCAGTGTCAAGAACAAACCTGGTTTCAGTTTTACAGAAGCAATATAAAAATGTTGCTGCTTCCGAAAGTACACTTCAAAATATAGAACTTTTAAAATTAGAAAATACCTTTACTATCACCACGGGGCATCAGTTGAACTTGTTTACTGGTCCGCTGTACTTTATCTATAAAATTGTTTCGGCAATCAACCTTTCAAATGAATTGAAAACTGCTTACCCTAATTTTAATTTTGTGCCGGTGTATTGGATGGCTACTGAAGACCATGATTTTGCGGAAATCAATTATTTCAACTTTAAAGGTAAAAAAATACACTGGAATAAAGCCGCAAATGGGGCGGTTGGCGAACTTTCAACGGATGGTTTAGAGGCCGTTTTTAATTTGTTTGCCCAAGATTTAGGGCATAGTAATAACGCAGAATATTTAAAAGAACTGTTTAAAAACGCCTATTTAAAACACAATAATTTAGCCGAAGCCACGCAGTATTTGGCCAATGAACTTTTTAAGGCATTCGGACTCGTAATTATTGATGCAAATAACGCAGAATTAAAAAAGCAGTTCGCCCCATTCATGGAAGAAGAATTGACGAAACAAACAGCGTTTAAGTTAGTTTCTGAAACCAGCGAGCAAATAAATAAATTGCCCGAAAATTATAAAATACAGGTAAATCCAAGAGAAATAAATCTGTTTTTTTTAAATGAAAACCTTCGTGAGCGCATTGTTTATAACGATGGTCTATATAAAGTGTTAAATACAGATGTTTCATGGGATAAAAAAGGTATTTTAAATGAATTGGAGCAGCATCCCGATCGTTTTTCGCCAAATGTCATTATGCGTCCGCTGTACCAAGAAGTGATTTTACCCAACTTGTGCTATATTGGCGGCGGTGGCGAGTTGGCTTATTGGTTTCAGTTAAAGCAATTTTTTAATGCGGTAAAGGTGCCGTTTCCAATACTTTTGTTGAGAAATTCGGTGTTGTTACAGTCTGAAAGTCAATCAAAAAAACTTAACAAGCTTAATATTTCTACCGAAGACGTTTTCTTAAAGCGCAATGCTTTCATTAATAAAAAAGTTAGGGAAATTTCGAATATCGATATCGATTTTTCATCTCAAAAAGCGCATTTAAAACAACAATTTGAAGATTTGTACAAGTTGGCTAAACAAACCGATAAATCCTTTTTAGGAGCTGTAAAGGCACAGGAGGTTAAGCAATTAAAGGGATTGGATAATTTGGAGAAACGTTTGCTTAAAGCCCAGAAAAAGAAGCTCTCGGATGAAGTTTCGAGAATGACCGACTTGCAAAACGAATTGTTCCCAAATTACAGTCTCCAAGAGCGAAGTGCCAATTTTTCAGAATTTTATTTGGAACATGGAGATGGCCTAATGGCATCACTGGTAGAAAACCTGGAGCCATTTAAAGGAGAATTTTCAATTTTGACGTTATAA
- a CDS encoding carboxypeptidase-like regulatory domain-containing protein, which produces MKTVPKHRFIYLLLIIFMHCSTVGAQTKDSFIELEGRIIDEETNKPLVFVDVVLNNSNISTITNSDGEFLLKVPKPFINENITITHLGYKAKEIKISSIANDQRIALTPAPTTLNEINIIASSKNARELVEETLRKKSTIYNNNNTLMTAFYRETIKKRRRNASLSEAVIKIHKQPYNNYRNDHIELVKARKNTDYSRLDTLALKLQGGPFSNLYTDIIKYPEFIFTEENMPLYEFSYGNSTTINNKLIFVVNFKQKKQIKQPLYYGQLFIDANTLALTSAVYSLNVSNKELSSRMFVRKKPRKVQVHPKEANYRVNYRIKDGKWYYAYSNISLTFKVNWKGKLFNNVYSLNSEMAITDWEIKDTKLAKVRHQLIRPTTILTEKASGFSDPRFWGAYNIIEPEKSIESAIKKIQRQLKKT; this is translated from the coding sequence ATGAAAACAGTACCTAAACACCGTTTTATTTATTTGCTCTTAATTATTTTTATGCACTGCTCTACCGTAGGCGCACAAACTAAAGATAGTTTTATTGAACTAGAAGGACGCATCATAGATGAAGAAACCAACAAACCTCTAGTTTTTGTCGATGTAGTTTTAAACAATTCTAACATAAGTACTATTACAAACAGCGACGGAGAATTTTTATTAAAAGTGCCAAAACCTTTTATAAACGAAAATATAACCATTACACATTTGGGTTATAAAGCGAAAGAAATTAAGATTTCTTCAATTGCCAATGACCAAAGAATAGCGTTAACCCCAGCACCAACAACATTAAACGAGATTAATATTATTGCTTCGTCGAAAAATGCACGCGAACTGGTTGAAGAGACCTTAAGAAAGAAAAGCACAATTTATAACAATAATAACACACTTATGACGGCATTTTACAGGGAGACCATAAAAAAACGCAGACGTAATGCTTCACTTTCAGAAGCTGTTATAAAAATCCATAAACAGCCTTACAACAACTACCGGAACGACCACATTGAACTGGTTAAAGCAAGAAAAAACACCGATTACAGTAGACTGGACACCTTAGCCTTAAAACTTCAAGGCGGACCGTTCAGTAATCTTTACACAGATATTATTAAATATCCTGAATTCATTTTTACAGAAGAAAACATGCCGCTTTATGAATTTAGCTACGGAAATTCTACCACAATAAACAACAAGCTTATTTTCGTTGTTAATTTTAAACAGAAGAAGCAGATTAAACAACCGCTTTACTATGGTCAACTCTTTATCGACGCCAACACCTTAGCCCTAACCAGCGCTGTTTACAGCCTAAATGTTTCAAATAAAGAACTCTCCAGTAGAATGTTTGTTCGCAAAAAACCCAGAAAGGTTCAGGTACATCCCAAAGAGGCCAACTATAGGGTAAATTACCGAATAAAAGATGGTAAATGGTACTATGCCTACAGCAATATATCATTAACATTTAAAGTTAATTGGAAAGGCAAGTTGTTCAATAATGTATATTCCTTAAACAGTGAAATGGCCATAACAGACTGGGAAATTAAAGACACCAAATTGGCCAAAGTGCGCCATCAATTAATACGGCCAACTACCATTTTAACCGAAAAAGCCTCGGGTTTTTCAGACCCAAGGTTTTGGGGCGCCTATAATATTATTGAACCCGAAAAATCCATAGAATCGGCTATCAAAAAGATTCAAAGACAACTTAAAAAAACGTAA
- a CDS encoding TerC family protein, which translates to MVDFLLTSDAIMALLTLTFLEIILGIDNIVFISIAANKLPEKQQSKATKIGLVLAMVQRIILLFFVSFLVGLKAPFYTLDLSWLHIAISWQAIILFSGGLFLIYKSTSEIHEKVEMPNHDEKSIKQKKLNTLSQALVQILIIDFIFSIDSILTAVGMTNGLHPNHNYTLVLMIIAVVISIIIMIGFANPIREFIKNHPSMQILGLAFLILIGFMLITEAAHLSHTKLFGNEVGAIPKGYLYFAIAFSLFVEFLNFRINKKSGTSKESK; encoded by the coding sequence TTGGTTGATTTTCTTTTAACTAGCGATGCCATTATGGCCTTGCTAACACTTACTTTTTTAGAGATTATTTTGGGTATAGACAATATTGTTTTTATATCTATTGCAGCCAATAAACTTCCCGAAAAGCAACAATCTAAAGCTACTAAAATAGGTTTGGTACTAGCTATGGTACAACGCATTATTTTATTGTTTTTTGTTAGCTTTTTAGTTGGGCTTAAAGCCCCCTTTTACACCCTTGACCTCTCATGGTTACATATCGCCATTAGCTGGCAAGCCATTATACTTTTTTCGGGAGGACTTTTTTTAATTTATAAAAGCACCTCTGAGATACATGAAAAAGTAGAAATGCCCAATCATGATGAGAAAAGTATAAAACAAAAAAAACTGAACACCTTATCTCAAGCTCTCGTTCAAATACTTATTATCGACTTTATTTTTTCCATAGATTCTATACTAACCGCTGTAGGTATGACCAACGGACTACACCCAAATCACAATTACACGCTGGTTTTAATGATTATTGCGGTAGTAATCTCAATTATAATAATGATTGGTTTTGCCAACCCGATTCGAGAATTTATTAAGAATCACCCAAGTATGCAGATTTTGGGCCTAGCTTTTTTAATCTTAATTGGTTTTATGCTCATTACCGAGGCCGCTCACCTATCGCACACCAAATTATTTGGAAACGAAGTTGGCGCCATACCAAAAGGCTATCTGTACTTTGCTATTGCCTTTTCGTTATTTGTTGAATTTTTAAACTTCAGAATTAACAAAAAGTCTGGTACATCAAAAGAATCAAAATAA
- a CDS encoding DNA gyrase/topoisomerase IV subunit A, which yields MIEEENDDDLIKNEGEPQETITRVTGMYKDWFLDYASYVILERAVPAIEDGFKPVQRRIMHSMKDLDDGRYNKVANIVGHTMQYHPHGDASIADAMVQIGQKDLLIDTQGNWGNILTGDSAAASRYIEARLSKFALDVVYNPKITEWQASYDGRRKEPVNLPVMFPLLLAQGGEGIAVGLSTKILPHNFIELIEASIKHLQGKRFKLLPDFPTAGIADFSNYNDGERGGKVRVRAKISQLDKNTLVITELPYGTTTSSLIDSILKANDKGKIKVKKIEDNTAAEVEILVHLPSGLSPDKTIDALYAFTSCESSISPLGCVIEDNKPLFIGVSEMLRRSTDNTVQLLKQELEIKLGEFEEQWHFASLERIFIENRIYRDIEEEETWEGVISAIDKGLKPHTKHLKRPVTEEDIVRLTEIRIKRISKFDIDKAQQKIEALEAQIAEIKHHLAHLIDYAISYFERLKKEYGKGRERKTEIRIFDDVDATKVVIRNTKLYVNRAEGFIGTSLRRDEYVCDCSDIDDIIVFTREGKMMVTKVDSKTFIGKDIIHVAVFKKKDKRTIYNMIYRDGKKGPSYIKRFAVTSMTRDREYDLTNGNKGSIVLYFSANPNGEAEVVTILLRQAGSIKKLKWDMDFADILIKGRASKGNLVTKYSVKRVELKEKGISTLKPRKIWFDDTVQRLNLDGRGELIGEFRGEDKLLIISQSGIVKTVTPEVTMHFDDDMIVLEKWVPKKPISAIYYNGEKELYYVKRFLIEQEGKEESFISEHPNSQLEIVSTDWKPMAEVIFAKERGKDRKDNLEVNLEEFIDIKGISAQGNQLTKDKVNQINLLDPLPYEAPEEVHADDLEVVDETDVSSNVSNGPKQEKTSDDKDKGSSKDDGEGQTTLF from the coding sequence ATGATAGAAGAAGAAAACGACGACGATTTAATTAAAAATGAAGGTGAGCCCCAAGAAACCATAACCCGAGTTACGGGCATGTACAAAGATTGGTTTTTGGATTATGCCTCATACGTTATTTTAGAACGTGCTGTGCCAGCCATCGAGGACGGTTTTAAACCCGTTCAGCGTCGTATTATGCATTCTATGAAAGACCTCGACGATGGGCGTTACAACAAAGTAGCTAACATTGTGGGGCACACCATGCAGTACCATCCACATGGCGATGCCAGTATTGCAGATGCCATGGTGCAAATAGGGCAGAAAGACTTACTTATTGATACGCAAGGTAACTGGGGTAACATTCTTACCGGAGATAGTGCGGCGGCCTCTCGTTATATTGAAGCACGACTTTCTAAATTCGCGTTGGATGTTGTTTATAATCCTAAAATAACCGAGTGGCAGGCCAGTTATGATGGTAGACGTAAAGAGCCGGTAAATTTACCGGTTATGTTTCCGTTATTATTGGCGCAAGGCGGAGAGGGTATTGCAGTAGGGCTTTCAACTAAAATATTGCCGCACAATTTTATAGAACTCATAGAGGCTTCTATCAAACATTTACAAGGAAAACGCTTTAAACTATTACCCGATTTTCCAACGGCAGGTATCGCCGATTTTTCAAACTACAATGACGGTGAGCGTGGAGGTAAAGTGCGTGTCCGTGCCAAAATTTCACAGCTCGATAAAAATACTTTGGTAATTACAGAGTTGCCTTATGGTACGACCACATCGTCGTTAATAGATTCTATTTTAAAGGCCAACGATAAAGGAAAGATAAAGGTCAAAAAAATTGAAGACAACACGGCTGCCGAGGTTGAAATATTGGTGCACCTGCCTTCAGGGTTGTCGCCCGATAAAACGATTGATGCCCTTTATGCCTTTACCAGTTGCGAGAGCTCCATTTCGCCTTTGGGTTGCGTGATTGAAGATAACAAACCGCTTTTTATTGGGGTTTCTGAAATGCTTCGTCGCAGCACCGATAATACGGTTCAATTATTAAAACAAGAACTCGAAATCAAGCTGGGCGAATTTGAAGAGCAATGGCATTTTGCTTCTTTAGAGCGTATTTTTATTGAAAACCGGATTTATCGTGATATTGAAGAGGAAGAAACATGGGAAGGTGTTATAAGTGCCATTGATAAAGGGCTCAAGCCGCACACAAAACATTTGAAACGTCCGGTTACAGAGGAAGATATTGTACGCTTAACTGAAATAAGAATTAAACGAATCTCTAAATTCGACATTGACAAGGCGCAACAAAAAATCGAAGCTTTAGAAGCTCAAATAGCCGAAATAAAGCATCACTTGGCTCATCTTATAGACTATGCTATTTCTTATTTCGAAAGGTTGAAAAAAGAGTACGGTAAAGGGCGCGAACGAAAAACTGAAATTCGCATTTTCGATGACGTTGATGCCACAAAAGTGGTGATTAGAAATACCAAGCTTTATGTAAACCGAGCTGAAGGTTTTATAGGTACTTCATTGCGTCGAGATGAGTATGTTTGCGATTGTAGCGATATTGACGATATAATTGTTTTTACCAGAGAAGGTAAAATGATGGTGACCAAGGTCGATTCTAAAACTTTTATAGGTAAAGACATCATTCATGTCGCGGTGTTTAAAAAGAAAGATAAGCGCACCATTTACAACATGATTTACCGCGATGGCAAAAAAGGGCCTTCCTACATAAAGCGTTTTGCGGTAACCAGTATGACTCGAGACAGGGAATACGATTTAACTAATGGCAACAAAGGCTCTATAGTGTTGTATTTTTCTGCTAACCCCAATGGGGAGGCTGAGGTAGTAACCATTTTGTTGCGTCAGGCAGGTAGTATCAAAAAACTGAAATGGGATATGGACTTTGCCGATATATTAATTAAAGGCCGTGCATCAAAAGGAAATTTGGTTACCAAATACTCAGTTAAACGCGTAGAGCTCAAAGAGAAGGGTATTTCAACCTTAAAACCACGTAAAATTTGGTTTGATGATACCGTACAACGTTTAAATCTTGATGGCAGAGGAGAGCTCATAGGAGAATTTAGAGGCGAAGACAAGTTGTTGATTATAAGTCAGTCTGGAATTGTAAAAACGGTTACGCCAGAGGTTACCATGCATTTTGATGATGATATGATTGTCTTGGAGAAGTGGGTACCTAAAAAGCCAATTTCAGCGATTTACTACAACGGAGAAAAAGAGTTGTACTATGTTAAGCGTTTTTTAATTGAGCAGGAGGGCAAAGAAGAGTCTTTTATTTCAGAGCATCCCAATTCCCAGTTGGAAATTGTTTCAACAGATTGGAAACCTATGGCAGAAGTTATTTTCGCAAAAGAACGTGGTAAAGACCGAAAAGATAATTTAGAAGTTAATTTAGAAGAGTTTATTGATATTAAAGGGATATCTGCTCAAGGAAACCAGCTTACTAAAGATAAGGTCAACCAAATAAACTTATTGGATCCGTTGCCTTATGAAGCTCCAGAGGAAGTGCATGCCGACGATTTGGAGGTTGTTGATGAAACCGATGTGTCGTCAAATGTTTCTAATGGTCCGAAGCAAGAAAAAACTTCTGATGATAAAGATAAAGGTTCGTCAAAAGACGATGGTGAAGGTCAAACCACTTTATTTTGA
- a CDS encoding type IIA DNA topoisomerase subunit B encodes MAEQTKYTEDNIRSLDWKEHIRMRPGMYIGKLGDGSSPDDGIYILLKEVLDNSIDEFVMGAGKTIEISIQGNKVIVRDYGRGIPLGKVVDVVSKMNTGGKYDSKAFKKSVGLNGVGTKAVNALSTYFRVESNRDGKSASAEFALGELTDQENLEDTTRRKGTKVSFVPDDTIFKNYKYRSEYVVKMLKNYVYLNPGLTIVFNGEKYFSENGLKDLLNENINESDLLYPIIHLRGDDIEVAITHSKTQYSEEYHSFVNGQNTTQGGTHLNAFREALVKTVREFYGKNYDASDVRKSVVSAIALKVMEPVFESQTKTKLGSTDMGGDYPTVRTYINDFVKTNLDNYLHKNPDTAEKIQRKILQAERERKELSGIRKLARDRAKKASLHNKKLRDCRVHFGDTKNDRNLETTLFITEGDSASGSITKSRDVNTQAVFSLKGKPLNCYGLSKKIVYENEEFNLLQAALNIEESLEDLRYNNVVIATDADVDGMHIRLLLITFFLQFFPEVIKEGHLYILQTPLFRVRNKKETIYCYTEDERIAAIEKLKPKPEITRFKGLGEISPDEFKHFIGDDIRLDPVMLDDGMSIDELLSFYMGKNTPSRQEFIIDNLKVELDLIEE; translated from the coding sequence ATGGCAGAACAAACCAAATATACCGAAGATAATATACGCTCGTTAGACTGGAAAGAGCACATCCGTATGCGTCCAGGAATGTATATTGGTAAATTGGGTGATGGTAGCTCGCCAGACGATGGTATTTACATCCTATTAAAAGAGGTTTTAGACAACTCTATCGACGAGTTTGTGATGGGGGCCGGAAAGACTATTGAAATTTCTATTCAAGGCAATAAAGTAATTGTTCGTGATTACGGTCGTGGTATTCCTTTAGGAAAGGTGGTTGATGTGGTTTCAAAAATGAATACTGGCGGAAAGTACGACTCCAAAGCCTTTAAAAAGTCGGTAGGATTGAATGGTGTGGGTACTAAGGCTGTTAATGCGCTTTCAACTTATTTTAGGGTAGAGTCTAATCGTGATGGGAAATCGGCTTCGGCTGAGTTTGCACTGGGCGAATTGACCGACCAGGAAAATTTAGAAGATACCACGCGCAGAAAAGGTACTAAAGTGTCTTTTGTTCCCGACGACACCATCTTCAAAAATTATAAATACAGAAGTGAGTATGTGGTTAAGATGCTCAAAAATTACGTGTATCTTAATCCAGGTTTAACTATCGTTTTTAATGGCGAAAAATATTTCAGTGAAAACGGTTTAAAAGATTTGTTGAATGAAAACATTAATGAGTCAGATTTATTGTATCCCATCATCCATCTAAGAGGAGATGACATTGAAGTTGCTATAACCCATAGTAAAACGCAATATAGCGAAGAGTATCATTCTTTTGTGAATGGACAGAATACAACACAGGGTGGTACCCACTTAAATGCGTTCAGGGAGGCTTTGGTTAAAACCGTTCGTGAATTTTATGGTAAGAATTATGATGCTTCCGACGTTCGTAAATCGGTGGTAAGTGCAATTGCCTTAAAGGTAATGGAGCCTGTTTTTGAAAGCCAGACTAAAACCAAATTAGGCTCGACCGATATGGGGGGCGATTATCCAACGGTTCGAACTTACATTAACGATTTTGTAAAAACCAATCTCGATAATTATTTACATAAAAACCCAGATACGGCCGAAAAAATTCAGCGTAAAATTTTACAGGCTGAGCGGGAGCGTAAAGAGCTTTCGGGTATTCGAAAATTAGCTAGAGATAGGGCAAAAAAGGCTAGCCTTCACAATAAAAAATTGCGCGATTGTCGGGTGCATTTTGGTGATACCAAAAACGACAGAAACCTTGAAACAACGTTGTTTATAACAGAGGGTGATTCGGCTTCAGGAAGTATTACAAAATCGCGGGATGTAAACACTCAGGCGGTGTTCAGTTTAAAGGGCAAACCACTTAACTGTTACGGATTGAGTAAAAAAATCGTTTACGAAAACGAAGAGTTCAACCTGCTCCAAGCGGCTTTAAACATCGAAGAATCTTTGGAGGATTTGCGCTATAATAACGTGGTAATTGCTACCGATGCCGATGTTGATGGTATGCACATACGTTTATTGCTAATTACGTTCTTTTTGCAGTTTTTTCCAGAAGTTATAAAAGAAGGGCACTTGTATATTTTGCAAACGCCGCTCTTCCGGGTAAGAAATAAAAAGGAAACCATTTATTGCTACACCGAAGATGAGCGTATTGCAGCCATAGAAAAACTAAAACCTAAGCCAGAAATAACACGATTTAAAGGGCTTGGTGAGATTTCACCCGATGAGTTCAAACATTTTATAGGTGATGATATCCGCTTAGACCCTGTAATGTTAGATGACGGGATGTCAATAGACGAATTGTTGTCGTTTTACATGGGTAAAAATACACCATCAAGACAGGAATTTATAATAGACAATCTTAAAGTTGAACTCGATTTAATAGAGGAATAG
- a CDS encoding DMT family transporter, with protein sequence MKSTKSFIYGILLGILGIVLFSSKAVMVKLAYQYNVDALSVLLLRMLFSFPFYLVVAINIRKKNVGQNTSRDYAWVFFFGFLGYYLSSYFDFVGLEYIKASLERIILFLYPTMVLIFNKLFLKKPITKIQIIAIGLSYLGIVITFWGEAVATGSDAFIGGFLILLCAVTYASYLVGSGWLIPKLGVVKFTTYAMLVSCVCVFVHYGLVSKINILNYPFEVYVLGFLIAIFATVIPSYLVSEAINRINSSNFAVIAGFGPISTIILAAIFLDERFTVIQWFGALVVIIGILLVSVKKK encoded by the coding sequence ATGAAATCAACAAAATCATTCATTTACGGCATATTGCTCGGTATTTTGGGCATCGTGCTATTTTCTTCAAAAGCAGTAATGGTAAAATTGGCCTATCAATATAACGTTGATGCGCTTAGTGTTTTACTGCTTCGTATGTTGTTTTCGTTTCCTTTTTATTTAGTAGTGGCCATTAATATTAGGAAAAAGAATGTTGGTCAAAACACTTCAAGAGATTATGCTTGGGTGTTCTTTTTTGGTTTTTTAGGTTACTATTTATCCAGTTACTTCGACTTTGTGGGCTTGGAATACATAAAAGCCAGTTTAGAACGTATTATTTTGTTTTTGTATCCCACAATGGTCTTGATTTTTAACAAGCTTTTTTTAAAGAAGCCGATAACCAAAATTCAAATTATTGCTATAGGGTTGAGTTATTTAGGAATTGTTATAACGTTTTGGGGCGAGGCCGTCGCCACAGGAAGCGATGCCTTTATTGGTGGGTTTTTAATTTTACTCTGTGCAGTAACCTATGCTTCCTATTTGGTGGGCAGCGGTTGGTTAATTCCAAAACTTGGAGTGGTTAAGTTTACAACCTATGCCATGTTGGTGTCTTGTGTGTGCGTGTTTGTGCATTACGGATTGGTCTCAAAAATTAATATTTTAAATTATCCTTTTGAGGTTTATGTATTAGGGTTTTTAATCGCCATTTTTGCAACGGTTATTCCGTCATATTTGGTATCTGAAGCCATTAACCGAATCAATTCATCAAATTTTGCTGTAATTGCTGGTTTTGGCCCTATTTCAACTATAATATTGGCCGCTATTTTTCTTGACGAACGCTTTACGGTTATACAGTGGTTTGGTGCTTTAGTGGTTATTATTGGTATACTTTTGGTGTCTGTTAAAAAGAAATAG